The proteins below are encoded in one region of Nitrospira sp.:
- a CDS encoding IS3 family transposase (programmed frameshift) — protein sequence MKKSRFSEEQIATTLRQVDAGVPVAEVTRALGVSEQTYYLWRKKYGQMAMAEIRRLRQLEEENRKLKQLVADLTLDKVMLQEVLNKKAVTPARQRERVRHLIGTFPISERAACRLVRCNRSTWLYRAHRREDTALRQRLRELAQARPRFGYARLHVLLRREGWIVNKKRVHRIYREEGLAVRLTRRRKRASHLRVVPPSPSQKNERWSMDFVADTLLDGRRFRALTVVDNWSRHSQLIEVDFTLTGTKVVMALERITKRSGYPHMITVDNGSEFASKALDAWAYAHGVKLDFIRPGKPVENAVIESFNGRFRDECLNTHVFVSLHDARQKIEAWRIDYNEHRPHGSLGDLTPREFAEQAVKTGLQEVPNFQLPAV from the exons ATGAAAAAGAGTCGATTTTCGGAAGAGCAGATTGCCACGACCTTGCGGCAAGTGGATGCGGGGGTCCCGGTTGCGGAGGTGACCCGCGCCTTGGGGGTCAGTGAGCAAACGTACTATCTCTGGCGAAAAAAGTATGGGCAGATGGCGATGGCCGAAATTCGGCGGCTGCGGCAGCTGGAGGAAGAGAATCGGAAATTGAAACAATTGGTGGCCGATTTGACGCTTGATAAAGTCATGCTGCAGGAGGTGCTCA ATAAAAAAGCTGTAACGCCTGCACGCCAACGGGAACGGGTGCGGCACTTGATTGGCACCTTCCCGATCAGTGAGCGAGCCGCGTGCAGGCTCGTGCGATGCAATCGATCGACCTGGCTCTACCGGGCCCATCGGCGCGAGGATACCGCCCTTCGCCAGCGGTTGCGAGAGTTGGCCCAAGCTCGTCCACGCTTTGGGTATGCCCGGCTCCATGTGTTGCTCCGACGGGAGGGTTGGATAGTGAATAAAAAACGGGTACATCGCATCTATCGCGAAGAAGGGCTGGCCGTACGATTGACTCGGCGGCGGAAGCGAGCCAGCCACTTGCGGGTGGTCCCGCCATCCCCCAGTCAGAAGAATGAGCGGTGGAGTATGGATTTTGTCGCCGACACATTGCTCGATGGGCGGCGGTTTCGTGCCTTGACCGTCGTGGATAACTGGAGTCGCCATAGTCAATTAATTGAGGTGGATTTCACCCTCACGGGAACCAAGGTCGTGATGGCCTTGGAGCGCATCACCAAACGGAGCGGGTACCCTCACATGATCACCGTCGACAACGGCAGTGAATTCGCCTCGAAGGCGCTCGATGCCTGGGCCTATGCCCACGGTGTGAAGCTGGATTTCATTCGGCCCGGCAAACCCGTGGAGAACGCGGTGATTGAGAGTTTCAACGGGCGCTTCCGCGACGAGTGTTTGAACACTCATGTGTTTGTCTCACTGCATGATGCCCGACAGAAGATTGAAGCATGGCGGATCGACTACAATGAGCATCGGCCGCATGGCTCTCTGGGGGATCTCACGCCCCGAGAATTTGCTGAGCAAGCGGTCAAGACCGGGTTGCAGGAGGTACCGAATTTCCAGCTCCCCGCGGTCTAG
- a CDS encoding PD40 domain-containing protein, with product MKTNVHLFYLGLVALTVLLSPSLTHAMSGMEMSHGESGQMSSSLQKSVGEPINSSEAEVEMTYSADGNTVIFVSGRQGSIPSPGSPYSFDIWMSHKMDGIWQAPVHLGSNIDPTVGPNINTSAWELEPSLSEDGNVIYFTRYEPGNLSTGDLYVTQKLNGVWQPAKNWNDVPELPHLNTPTGEEHCPIIASDSLIYFNYQQPGVTQDSDIWKVEKKNGVWQKPESLGPRINSPYRDHMHWTGLSKDGKSLIVTSTRTDMGSRGGHDMWISYQNSQGTWQEPLNLGDTLNTAGEDMCWTFTPDGKTFVGSHGPYGSFNHDIMSVRKDDVPLLRNFEPIGPPPNLLASGKEKAANSK from the coding sequence ATGAAAACGAATGTACATCTTTTTTATTTAGGTTTGGTAGCGCTCACAGTGCTGCTTTCTCCTAGCCTTACCCATGCGATGTCAGGCATGGAGATGTCCCATGGAGAAAGTGGGCAAATGTCCTCCTCACTTCAAAAAAGTGTAGGGGAGCCAATCAACTCATCGGAAGCTGAAGTTGAGATGACTTATAGCGCCGATGGGAATACCGTCATCTTTGTCTCTGGGCGTCAGGGAAGTATTCCCTCACCAGGAAGTCCTTATAGCTTCGACATTTGGATGTCTCACAAGATGGACGGGATCTGGCAGGCCCCGGTTCATTTGGGATCGAATATTGATCCCACCGTTGGGCCAAACATCAATACGTCTGCGTGGGAGTTGGAACCAAGTCTCTCGGAGGACGGGAATGTTATTTATTTCACGAGATATGAACCGGGCAACCTCTCGACCGGCGACCTCTATGTAACTCAGAAACTCAATGGTGTCTGGCAACCGGCGAAGAACTGGAATGATGTCCCGGAACTTCCCCACCTCAATACTCCAACCGGGGAGGAGCACTGCCCGATTATTGCCTCCGACAGTCTAATTTACTTCAACTATCAGCAACCGGGAGTCACGCAAGACAGTGATATCTGGAAAGTCGAAAAGAAGAATGGTGTATGGCAGAAGCCAGAGAGCCTTGGACCACGAATTAATTCCCCTTACCGTGACCACATGCACTGGACCGGTTTGTCAAAAGATGGGAAGAGCCTCATCGTGACCAGTACGCGCACTGACATGGGTTCGCGGGGAGGGCATGATATGTGGATTTCTTATCAGAATTCACAAGGCACATGGCAGGAGCCGTTGAATCTTGGTGATACCCTTAACACAGCCGGTGAGGACATGTGTTGGACCTTTACGCCTGATGGGAAAACATTTGTCGGCAGTCATGGACCCTACGGTTCCTTTAATCACGATATTATGTCAGTTCGCAAAGATGATGTGCCTCTGCTGAGGAATTTCGAGCCGATTGGACCACCACCAAATCTGCTAGCCTCCGGCAAAGAGAAGGCCGCCAATAGCAAATGA
- a CDS encoding transposase, protein MHIDCSRPGQPTDNAHVESFNATFRRECLNVHWFESLDEAQARIEAWRWEYNESRPHRALQDQTPAEFAKRAAENLLRDPVITAGDSP, encoded by the coding sequence ATGCACATCGATTGCTCACGACCCGGACAGCCCACGGACAACGCCCATGTAGAATCCTTCAATGCGACGTTTCGACGGGAATGTCTCAACGTACACTGGTTCGAGTCGCTTGATGAAGCCCAAGCACGGATTGAAGCCTGGCGGTGGGAATACAATGAGAGTCGCCCACACCGGGCACTCCAGGATCAGACCCCAGCCGAATTTGCCAAGCGGGCCGCGGAGAATCTGCTCCGTGACCCTGTCATCACCGCTGGAGACTCTCCTTAA
- the soxC gene encoding sulfite dehydrogenase — protein MNEGLKKINRRRFLRQSAGFMGLAAAGLVMPSVHAEEPMPSDDPMRVPGALPRPYGERSPFEKQQRLGGAGLGVPHGWGANAPNNFYSMTPLQDLHGIMTPSSLHFERHHNGVPAIDPTRHRLLIHGLVDKPLNFTLEDLHRLPAVSRIAFLECSGNTWRGWREAQDVTVQDTHGMTSTSEWTGVKLSTLLEAAGMRRNAQWMLAEGSDAAGLDRSVPLTEEVLQEAMICYGQNGEALRPEQGYPLRLFLPGFEGNINVKWLRRLKLGTAPFMTRWETAKYTELMPDGKAYQFTLVMDAKSVITYPSGRQHIHPGFHEISGLAWSGRGHVAKVEISVDGGRAWQTAQLQEPVLPKCHTRFRFPWRWTGQEAILQSRCVDETGYVQPSRQDLVKVRGTNSFYHYNAIQSWKVERDGLVRNIYA, from the coding sequence ATGAATGAAGGTCTAAAGAAAATAAACCGACGAAGGTTCTTGCGGCAAAGCGCGGGTTTCATGGGATTGGCAGCAGCCGGTCTTGTCATGCCTTCCGTGCATGCCGAAGAGCCCATGCCATCGGATGACCCCATGCGGGTACCTGGGGCATTACCTCGCCCCTATGGTGAACGATCGCCCTTTGAGAAACAGCAGCGTTTGGGCGGAGCCGGGCTGGGAGTACCTCACGGATGGGGCGCCAATGCCCCGAACAACTTCTACTCAATGACACCGCTTCAAGACCTCCATGGGATCATGACACCGTCCTCGCTACATTTCGAACGGCACCATAACGGCGTCCCTGCCATCGATCCAACCCGCCATCGTTTGTTGATTCATGGGCTGGTGGACAAGCCGTTGAACTTCACCCTCGAGGACCTGCACCGTTTGCCTGCCGTCTCACGGATCGCATTCCTGGAATGTTCCGGGAATACCTGGCGTGGATGGCGGGAGGCGCAGGACGTGACGGTCCAGGACACTCACGGAATGACCAGCACCAGCGAATGGACCGGCGTCAAACTCTCGACCCTCCTCGAGGCGGCCGGCATGCGTCGTAATGCCCAGTGGATGCTGGCGGAAGGCAGCGATGCAGCCGGTCTAGATCGCAGCGTTCCTCTCACAGAGGAAGTCCTGCAGGAGGCGATGATTTGCTACGGCCAGAATGGCGAGGCATTACGGCCTGAGCAGGGATATCCGCTGCGGCTTTTCCTGCCGGGGTTCGAAGGCAACATCAACGTGAAGTGGCTCCGCCGGCTGAAACTGGGAACCGCGCCGTTCATGACGCGCTGGGAAACGGCTAAGTATACTGAGCTAATGCCGGATGGGAAGGCCTATCAATTTACGCTGGTGATGGATGCCAAGTCGGTCATCACCTATCCGTCAGGCCGACAACACATTCATCCCGGTTTTCATGAAATCAGCGGTCTGGCCTGGAGCGGGCGGGGACACGTGGCGAAAGTCGAGATCAGCGTGGATGGCGGACGAGCTTGGCAAACTGCTCAGCTCCAGGAGCCGGTGCTCCCGAAATGTCACACCCGATTCCGTTTTCCCTGGCGATGGACCGGCCAAGAGGCGATCTTGCAAAGTCGGTGTGTCGATGAGACGGGGTATGTCCAACCATCACGACAGGATCTCGTGAAGGTGCGCGGAACCAATTCGTTCTATCACTACAACGCGATTCAAAGCTGGAAGGTAGAGCGCGATGGATTGGTTCGGAATATCTATGCATAA
- a CDS encoding cytochrome c — protein MIPGWSAEDVGTQGIGRLATEEDIRAWNIDVSPTGEGLPPGKGTVKQGSQVFAAKCAACHGPTGVEGPKDKLVGGQNTLATPQPIKTIGSYWPYATTLYDYIYRAMPFPAPQSLTPDEVYSVIAWLLFQNQIIAEEAVIDAQTLPKVQMPNRNGFIRDPRPDVR, from the coding sequence ATGATTCCCGGTTGGTCCGCTGAGGATGTGGGCACGCAGGGGATCGGCCGTTTGGCGACCGAAGAAGACATCCGAGCGTGGAATATTGATGTGTCTCCCACAGGGGAAGGATTGCCTCCGGGAAAAGGAACGGTGAAGCAGGGATCTCAGGTGTTCGCCGCTAAATGCGCAGCCTGTCATGGTCCGACCGGAGTGGAGGGGCCGAAAGATAAGCTGGTCGGCGGTCAGAACACGCTTGCGACTCCCCAGCCGATCAAGACCATCGGCAGTTACTGGCCCTATGCGACGACCTTATATGACTACATCTATAGGGCTATGCCCTTTCCCGCACCACAGTCTCTCACGCCGGATGAAGTCTACTCGGTGATTGCCTGGCTTCTGTTTCAGAATCAGATCATCGCGGAAGAGGCGGTGATCGACGCACAAACGCTCCCAAAGGTGCAGATGCCGAACCGGAACGGTTTTATTCGTGACCCGAGACCCGATGTGCGCTAG
- a CDS encoding TetR/AcrR family transcriptional regulator, which produces MPRKISVEQKLLRTARRLFCQVGIHATGIARIIEESGVSRRSLYTHYGSKENLLKAVFEEEAGIWYRWFNSDLPAMECSSVDRVLALFDLMRVWFDSDGFYGCVFINAVAEHEKSNSWIQEVANHHREKISAKLQAMVAESGVRDPGMVTKKLNLLIDGAIVTAMITGSSKIARIGQLAAQDILQKTQ; this is translated from the coding sequence ATGCCCAGGAAAATATCAGTAGAGCAAAAACTACTGCGGACGGCCCGTCGTTTGTTCTGCCAGGTAGGTATTCATGCAACAGGGATTGCTAGGATTATTGAAGAATCCGGTGTATCCCGGCGCAGTCTCTATACCCACTATGGTTCGAAAGAGAACTTACTCAAGGCTGTATTTGAGGAGGAAGCAGGTATATGGTATCGCTGGTTCAACTCCGATCTGCCGGCTATGGAATGCTCATCGGTCGACCGTGTTCTGGCACTGTTTGATTTGATGCGAGTCTGGTTCGATAGTGATGGTTTTTATGGCTGTGTGTTTATTAATGCTGTGGCAGAACATGAAAAGAGCAATAGCTGGATACAGGAAGTCGCCAACCATCACAGAGAGAAAATTAGCGCCAAGCTTCAGGCAATGGTGGCGGAAAGTGGTGTAAGGGACCCGGGGATGGTAACGAAGAAACTGAATCTGCTGATCGACGGGGCTATCGTGACGGCAATGATTACCGGTAGTAGCAAAATAGCACGTATAGGCCAGCTAGCTGCTCAGGATATTTTACAAAAAACACAATAA
- a CDS encoding NAD(P)/FAD-dependent oxidoreductase, with translation MKHLRHVKSIAISITHQNSSVQLLDVTVIGAGPAGLSTAYELKKAGLIPLVLERTPAVGDVWRNHYDGLRLNTGRFFSALPGSVFPRSAGAWPARDEVVRLLETFPAQGDFIVQTGIDIEKVNYDHDRDIWLATSSNGNQFKSRAVVMAIGTCRIPKIPEWEGRETFPGKIIHSSTFKRAQDYVGKRVLVIGSGNSAAEIACRLTEYANSVTMSIRTPPYILPKSICGIPFVGWGIWLKHLPNNLIDMLLSLVQRRMIGDLTAYGLPFPSMPLTEQYATNNVVPILYGPFAGNVRSARIKIVGPIQKISGRAVHVLRAVGVTRNDDNAMITLEPEVIVAGTGFRTGIPELVQIPNITDEKGRPEISGDQGFDGAPRLYFIGQINPLSGQLREIRIEAGKIAKRIRRQLGTK, from the coding sequence ATGAAACATTTACGCCACGTCAAAAGCATCGCGATATCGATTACACACCAGAACTCTAGCGTGCAACTTCTAGATGTAACAGTAATCGGTGCCGGCCCGGCAGGTTTATCAACTGCCTATGAGCTGAAAAAAGCAGGGCTAATACCATTAGTATTGGAACGTACGCCTGCTGTTGGGGATGTCTGGCGTAATCATTACGATGGTTTGCGCCTGAACACGGGTCGTTTCTTTTCAGCTCTGCCAGGCAGTGTATTTCCACGATCTGCTGGGGCATGGCCTGCGCGTGATGAGGTCGTGCGTCTGCTTGAAACCTTTCCTGCTCAAGGTGATTTCATTGTGCAAACCGGGATCGATATCGAGAAAGTCAACTATGACCATGATCGTGATATCTGGTTGGCTACAAGCAGCAACGGGAATCAATTTAAATCCCGTGCTGTTGTCATGGCAATCGGAACTTGCCGTATTCCGAAGATTCCTGAATGGGAAGGAAGAGAAACTTTTCCAGGGAAAATAATTCATTCTTCAACATTCAAACGTGCACAAGATTACGTGGGAAAACGCGTGCTCGTGATCGGTAGCGGTAATTCTGCAGCTGAAATCGCCTGCAGACTGACTGAATATGCAAACTCAGTAACGATGTCGATTAGAACACCACCGTACATTTTGCCCAAAAGCATTTGTGGTATCCCGTTTGTAGGCTGGGGAATATGGCTGAAACATTTACCCAATAATTTGATAGATATGTTGCTGAGCCTTGTGCAACGCAGAATGATAGGCGATTTGACAGCATATGGTCTTCCATTTCCATCCATGCCTCTCACCGAACAATATGCAACCAATAATGTAGTACCGATTTTGTATGGTCCTTTCGCTGGTAATGTTCGCAGTGCCCGAATCAAGATCGTTGGTCCGATACAGAAAATATCGGGTCGGGCCGTACATGTGTTACGTGCTGTCGGAGTCACGCGGAACGATGATAATGCAATGATAACCTTGGAACCTGAAGTCATCGTTGCTGGAACCGGTTTCCGTACCGGGATTCCTGAGCTGGTTCAGATACCAAACATTACTGACGAGAAAGGCAGACCGGAAATTTCTGGGGATCAGGGATTTGATGGAGCACCTCGTCTTTATTTTATTGGACAAATCAATCCACTCAGTGGCCAGTTACGGGAAATTCGTATTGAAGCTGGCAAAATCGCCAAAAGAATCAGGAGACAACTTGGAACGAAATAG
- a CDS encoding relaxase: MKAINLPFYKIKLRDVSRELFYEHGWKMPQGLLDGNNRDPLNYSLREWQQAKRQGEDPKALQSMFHNCWAVSDNRSSFEQALQHYGLHLAKGDRRGYVAIDYRGEVYSLSRWLKVKTKALQERLGPAEVLPGTHEIKARIAERMTDRLKTYIQENQICLKKQIQPFIQKKRSLQHQHQNERSQLQQKQENRWQQESLERSQKLPKGFKGIWFRITGKYSKIREHNERETENCRVRDKGEMQSLIDQQLTHRQRLQQQIQPVIEDHKQKVHELRKEIAKYVEMGGTPPKSPHETFTPRQKHRDIDYTPEL; the protein is encoded by the coding sequence ATGAAGGCCATCAATCTCCCCTTCTACAAAATAAAGCTGCGCGATGTGTCGCGCGAGTTGTTCTACGAACATGGCTGGAAGATGCCGCAAGGTCTGCTGGATGGTAATAACCGGGACCCGCTGAATTATTCCCTGCGCGAATGGCAGCAAGCGAAACGCCAGGGCGAAGACCCCAAAGCACTTCAATCGATGTTTCACAACTGCTGGGCGGTATCGGATAACCGGTCATCGTTCGAGCAAGCCTTGCAGCATTATGGCCTGCATCTGGCCAAAGGGGATCGGCGCGGTTATGTGGCCATCGATTATCGCGGAGAAGTGTATTCCTTATCCCGTTGGCTAAAAGTCAAAACCAAAGCGCTACAAGAACGCCTAGGCCCTGCGGAAGTCCTTCCCGGCACTCATGAGATCAAAGCGAGGATTGCCGAGCGCATGACCGACAGATTGAAGACCTATATCCAGGAGAATCAAATCTGTCTAAAAAAACAGATTCAACCCTTCATCCAAAAGAAGCGTAGCCTGCAGCATCAGCATCAAAACGAGCGAAGCCAGTTACAGCAGAAGCAGGAAAATCGTTGGCAACAAGAATCCCTTGAACGTTCGCAAAAATTACCGAAGGGCTTCAAGGGGATTTGGTTTCGGATAACCGGGAAGTACTCAAAAATCCGGGAACATAATGAACGCGAAACGGAAAACTGCCGTGTTCGAGACAAAGGCGAAATGCAATCGCTTATTGATCAACAGCTTACTCATCGTCAAAGGCTGCAACAGCAAATTCAGCCAGTGATAGAAGATCATAAACAGAAAGTTCATGAGCTCAGGAAAGAGATCGCCAAGTACGTAGAGATGGGTGGAACACCTCCCAAATCGCCTCATGAAACATTTACGCCACGTCAAAAGCATCGCGATATCGATTACACACCAGAACTCTAG
- the mobC gene encoding plasmid mobilization relaxosome protein MobC, with translation MGARPGRSQPNSDKRPPPFSLRLTFEERARLERDAGDMPLGAYIRSRLFDEPAPHRAARRAKRPVKDHQALASVLAELGKSRIANNLNQLAKAANSGSLPLTLETEKSLQEACAGVQWLRMALMQALGLHP, from the coding sequence ATGGGTGCAAGACCAGGCCGATCACAGCCCAATTCAGACAAACGACCCCCGCCATTCTCCCTCCGTCTCACCTTCGAGGAGCGGGCAAGGCTGGAACGAGACGCCGGAGACATGCCGCTTGGAGCCTATATCCGATCCAGGCTGTTCGATGAACCTGCCCCTCACCGGGCTGCAAGGAGAGCCAAGCGCCCTGTTAAGGATCATCAGGCACTCGCCAGCGTCCTAGCAGAACTCGGTAAAAGCCGGATCGCCAATAACCTGAACCAACTCGCCAAGGCCGCGAACAGCGGCTCCCTCCCTCTCACGCTGGAGACCGAGAAATCGTTGCAGGAAGCCTGTGCCGGGGTTCAATGGCTGCGGATGGCCCTCATGCAAGCGCTCGGCTTACATCCATGA
- a CDS encoding conjugal transfer protein TrbM yields the protein MHWWKRRKWIMILVGVSILAITHEAQAQTSPKPSFLEGDAKLACECLLCLSAGPQAPSECQSALMKFYLIQGTSPFQTLVKRRNFLQLCPKN from the coding sequence ATGCATTGGTGGAAGAGACGCAAATGGATCATGATCCTTGTGGGAGTGAGTATCCTCGCCATCACCCATGAGGCGCAAGCACAAACTTCGCCTAAACCGTCCTTCTTGGAAGGCGATGCCAAGCTAGCCTGTGAATGTCTCCTGTGCTTGTCGGCAGGACCGCAGGCGCCGAGTGAATGCCAAAGTGCCTTGATGAAATTCTACTTGATACAAGGGACGAGTCCGTTCCAAACGTTAGTGAAGCGGCGCAACTTCTTGCAGCTTTGCCCGAAGAATTAA
- a CDS encoding type IV secretory system conjugative DNA transfer family protein yields the protein MSRRHLRIVAVLLMYVPLGLCGADAVAGAIFTLANKHMPEDLSLSSWPASWRAYAKDPIQRKRLQFSAAVGGFVGFGFPALLVLSVTNRRKPLHGEARFASNDEIQQAGLYGERGVIVGKVGRQYLVYGGQEFVLLAAPTRSGKGVSIVLPNLLHYDESVVVLDIKMENFAYTSKFRQAHGQHVYLFNPFGADGQTHRWNPLDAVDRDPNRRVGEIQAIGQVLYPTEQIKEAFWNESARNLFLGLTLYVMETPSLPCSLGEVLRQASGKGQPINDYLHDLINTRAKSDAPLSDDCTAALYRFCATSENTMAGILATLTAPLTIFSNPILDAATSATDFDLKQVRAQRMSIYVGIPANRLSDAALLVNLFFSQLVHYNTVDLPATNSRLKHQCLVILDEFPALGRVNILAKAVGFMAGYNLRLLPIIQSLSQLESVYGDKDARTFVTNHACQILFAPREQRDAQHYSQMLGTYTADAISTGTSRPLAWGNGKHASSSSTRSEQARPLLLPQEVKELAVERAIINLMHTKPILCDKARFYADPVFIDRLKRISPFLASIGKRLPTQIELEEAAFIHRELSVEIPTLDLELHRAKVERRVRPLQPNEPIDVSKLAIDLTALPPVVPHDPPTLEEVNNLVDAFVVQLQWTDKAQTNASGAEREHGAMTVEQELRLGATSQCSGKASAMSEEREAHRIEKMNDKLARSLVDRDREERDV from the coding sequence ATGTCACGCCGTCATTTGCGGATAGTCGCGGTGTTGCTGATGTATGTCCCGCTTGGGCTCTGCGGAGCAGATGCCGTCGCCGGTGCCATCTTCACGCTCGCCAACAAACACATGCCAGAAGATCTCTCCCTAAGCAGCTGGCCAGCCTCCTGGCGAGCCTATGCAAAGGATCCAATTCAGCGGAAGCGGCTGCAATTCTCCGCCGCAGTCGGAGGATTCGTGGGATTCGGCTTCCCCGCCTTACTCGTATTGTCTGTGACCAATCGGCGCAAACCACTCCATGGCGAGGCGCGGTTCGCATCGAATGATGAGATTCAACAGGCCGGGCTCTATGGAGAGCGTGGTGTGATCGTTGGGAAGGTGGGGAGGCAATACTTGGTCTACGGGGGTCAGGAATTCGTGTTGCTAGCGGCGCCGACTCGATCGGGGAAAGGTGTGAGCATCGTGCTCCCGAACCTGCTCCACTACGATGAGTCGGTCGTGGTCTTGGACATTAAAATGGAGAACTTCGCCTACACGTCCAAATTCCGACAGGCGCACGGACAGCATGTCTACCTCTTCAATCCTTTTGGCGCGGACGGCCAGACCCATCGCTGGAACCCACTGGATGCGGTCGATCGCGATCCGAATCGGCGCGTGGGGGAAATACAAGCCATCGGGCAAGTGCTCTATCCGACGGAGCAGATCAAGGAGGCGTTTTGGAACGAATCCGCCCGGAATCTCTTCCTCGGACTGACACTCTACGTGATGGAAACCCCGTCCTTACCCTGCAGTCTCGGTGAAGTGCTTCGGCAGGCCTCCGGCAAGGGTCAGCCGATCAATGACTATTTGCATGATCTCATCAACACTCGGGCCAAGAGCGACGCCCCATTGAGCGACGACTGTACGGCGGCGCTATACCGGTTCTGTGCTACTAGCGAAAATACCATGGCGGGGATTCTCGCAACCCTGACCGCTCCGCTCACAATCTTTAGCAATCCCATCCTCGATGCGGCAACGAGTGCAACGGACTTTGACTTAAAACAAGTGCGCGCGCAGCGCATGTCGATCTATGTGGGCATTCCGGCCAATCGCCTCAGCGACGCGGCGTTACTGGTGAACCTGTTTTTCTCACAACTGGTTCATTACAACACCGTCGACTTACCCGCGACGAACTCCCGGTTGAAGCATCAATGTCTCGTGATCCTGGATGAGTTCCCTGCCCTCGGGCGGGTCAACATTCTGGCCAAGGCCGTCGGCTTCATGGCCGGTTACAATCTGCGTCTACTCCCTATCATTCAAAGTCTGTCGCAGCTCGAGTCGGTCTATGGTGATAAGGATGCGCGGACCTTCGTAACGAACCATGCTTGTCAGATCCTGTTTGCGCCTCGCGAACAGAGAGACGCGCAGCATTATTCCCAGATGCTCGGCACCTATACGGCCGACGCCATCTCAACCGGGACGAGCCGACCACTCGCCTGGGGCAATGGCAAGCACGCATCATCCAGCTCCACCCGCTCGGAACAGGCGCGGCCTCTTTTATTGCCTCAGGAGGTGAAGGAACTCGCAGTCGAGCGGGCAATCATCAACTTGATGCATACGAAACCGATCCTCTGCGACAAGGCTCGATTTTATGCCGATCCGGTCTTCATCGATCGATTGAAGCGCATCAGTCCGTTTCTTGCTTCCATCGGGAAACGGCTGCCGACCCAGATTGAACTCGAAGAAGCAGCCTTCATACACCGGGAGCTATCCGTAGAGATTCCCACGCTCGATTTGGAACTCCATCGTGCCAAAGTCGAACGGCGAGTACGGCCCCTACAACCGAATGAGCCGATTGACGTGTCGAAGCTCGCTATTGATCTGACCGCACTGCCGCCGGTCGTGCCGCACGACCCACCGACGCTCGAAGAAGTGAACAATTTGGTTGATGCCTTTGTGGTTCAGCTGCAATGGACCGACAAGGCCCAGACGAATGCCAGTGGTGCGGAACGTGAACACGGTGCAATGACTGTCGAGCAGGAGCTGCGACTGGGAGCAACGAGCCAATGTTCGGGAAAGGCGAGTGCCATGAGCGAAGAAAGAGAAGCTCATAGAATAGAAAAAATGAACGATAAACTTGCTCGATCTTTAGTGGATCGAGACAGGGAAGAGAGAGATGTATGA